The Sinorhizobium alkalisoli genomic interval TTCGGCGATCTCGTCGAGGATTGCCGGATCGTCGATCGTCGCCGGCATTTTCCAGGGCTGGCGATCGGCGATCTTCTGGATCGTCGCGCGCAGGATCTTGCCCGACCGGGTCTTCGGCAACCGCTTGACGCAGATGGCGGTGCGGAAGGCGGCAACCGGTCCGATACGCTCGCGCACGAGGCCGACGACCTCCTTTTCGATCTCCGCCGGCTCACGGGAAACATTGGAGTTGATCACCAGAAAGCCGGCCGGCACCTGGCCCTTCAATGGATCCGCAATGCCGATGACGGCGCATTCGGCGACGTCCGGATGGCTGGCGCAGACCTCTTCCATCGCGCCCGTCGACAGGCGATGGCCTGCGACATTGATGATGTCGTCGGTGCGGGCCATGATAAAGACATAGCCGTCCTCGTCGATATAGCCGGCATCCGCCGTCTTGTAGTATCCGGGAAATTCCTCGAGATAGGCGGCGTGGAAGCGCCCATCGGCGTTCCAGAGCGTCGGCAGGCAACCCGGCGGCAGCGGCAGCTTGATCACCACGTTGCCGAGCGTGCCGGGCGTGACCGGATGACCGGCATCATCGAGGATCTGCACGTCATAGCCGGGCAAAGGCACGGCCGGGGAGCCGTATTTCACCGGCAGCAGGCCGAGCCCGACGGCATTGCCCGCGACGGGCCAGCCGGTCTCCGTCTGCCACCAGTGGTCGATGACCGGGACGCCGAGCGCCTGCTCGGCCCAGCGGATCGTATCGGGATCGGCCCGCTCGCCGGCCAGATACAAGGCACGAAAGCGCGACAGATCGTAGCGCGCCACATGAGACGCCGCAGGGTCCTCCTTACGGATCGCCCGCAGGGCCGTCGGTGCGGTGAACATTACGGTGACGCCATGTTCGGCGATGGCACGCCAATAGGTGCCCGGATCGGGCGTGCCGACCGGCTTGCCTTCGAATAGGATCGAGGTGCTGCCGTTGAGAAGCGGGCCATAGACGATGTAGGAGTGGCCGACCACCCAGCCGATATCCGAGGCCGCCCAGAAGACCTCCCCCGGGCGCACGCCGAAAAAATTCTCCATGGACCATTTGAGCGCGACCATATGGCCGCCGGTGTCGCGCACAACCCCCTTCGGTTGGCCGGTCGTTCCCGACGTGTAGAGCACGTACAGCGGATCGGTAGCGGCGACGGGAGCACAGGGCGCCTCTTCGCCCGCCGCCTTCGCCGCGGCGAGCACCTCTGAAAAGTCGATATCGCGGCCGGGCACCATGTTCGCGGCAAGCATGTCGCGCTGGAAGATCAGGCAATGGGCGGGCTTGTGCCGCGCCGCCTCGATCGCCTGATCGAGCAGCGGCTTATAGGCGACGGTGCGGCCGGGCTCGATGCCGCAGCTCGCCGAAACGACGAGTTTCGCTTTGCAATCATCGACGCGCACGGCGAGTTCGTTGGCGGCAAAGCCGCCGAAGACCACCGAATGAACGGCACCGATACGCGCCGCGGCGAGCATGGCGACGGCCGCCTCGGGGATCATCGGCATGTAGATGACGATCCGGTCGCCCTTTTCGACGCCGAGCTTGCGGTAGACCGCCGCAAGCGCTTTCACGTCGGAAAGCAGCCCCTCATAGCTGATCTTCTCGGACCGGCCGGTGACGGGACTGTCATATATGAAGGCCGCCTGTTCTCCGCCACCGGCCGCTATGTGGCGGTCGAGGCAATTGTAACAGGTATTGGTGAAACCATCGGG includes:
- a CDS encoding AMP-binding protein, yielding MASRYSEVYAAWKADPEGFWAKAAQAIDWFEKPRRIFDAERGTYGLWFPDGFTNTCYNCLDRHIAAGGGEQAAFIYDSPVTGRSEKISYEGLLSDVKALAAVYRKLGVEKGDRIVIYMPMIPEAAVAMLAAARIGAVHSVVFGGFAANELAVRVDDCKAKLVVSASCGIEPGRTVAYKPLLDQAIEAARHKPAHCLIFQRDMLAANMVPGRDIDFSEVLAAAKAAGEEAPCAPVAATDPLYVLYTSGTTGQPKGVVRDTGGHMVALKWSMENFFGVRPGEVFWAASDIGWVVGHSYIVYGPLLNGSTSILFEGKPVGTPDPGTYWRAIAEHGVTVMFTAPTALRAIRKEDPAASHVARYDLSRFRALYLAGERADPDTIRWAEQALGVPVIDHWWQTETGWPVAGNAVGLGLLPVKYGSPAVPLPGYDVQILDDAGHPVTPGTLGNVVIKLPLPPGCLPTLWNADGRFHAAYLEEFPGYYKTADAGYIDEDGYVFIMARTDDIINVAGHRLSTGAMEEVCASHPDVAECAVIGIADPLKGQVPAGFLVINSNVSREPAEIEKEVVGLVRERIGPVAAFRTAICVKRLPKTRSGKILRATIQKIADRQPWKMPATIDDPAILDEIAEVLHAKGIGV